The DNA segment GGTGATGCTCTTGCCAGTTCTCTTGCTCGCGGGGGTTTGCTGGGCTGGGATACTCATGATAGGCATGAATGGACCAGTCCAGAGGAGCGTCTTCACAAAACCAACAAGTTCTCTCAAAACACGGCACTGAAGTCGGACCAAGCGTTTCCTATTCTGGGGTTTCCACTAATGAAAAGTCTGCCAAACAAGGTCAACATCAGCGAGTGTGGGATCCACTTCAAACTtgtcttttgtttctctttgtaGCCCCATCAAAGATGGTCAGTCCGGGGTCAACAGATCTGAAGAGGTCCGCATGCTTCCTTCATTCATGGGCAACACCCTGCGGAGAGAAAATGAGACAGAGGTCAGGCCTAGAGCCATCAGTCCAGAGGGGAGACCACAGGGGGGGGCTCATTATCATCCAGCCTTAGCCATGTTAAAACCTGCTGTTTGCTCTTTTAACAATAGACTCCCCTGAAAGGTATCGGGGGAGAGAACAGAGGAGGGAGTGGCAGGTCTCACAAGCCATTATTCACCCGGCTCACATGACAGTGAGAGGGTCCCAGACGATTCTGACACACTTGCCGCCAATGTTAATGTATAGCTGCCAGAAACACGAAAAGTAAAAACACTCGCCATGAAAACAGCTGCAGATAAACACTCGGGCTTAGGACGGGAAGCCGTTGAAAAGATGCCCTTTCAGGGAACTGTGTGCCCCttgaaccctgactgcagatgCAACAGGAAGGACAACAGAAAGTGAGCAAGCATGACTCAGGATGAAGCAATCGAGAGGGAGAGAGCAGACGAGGTAAGACAGGAGAAGCCAAAAACAGTCGTGCACTTTGAAGAGCCCGGACAGATCTAGACTATCGCCATGGTAACTTCTCATGATCATCCAGAGTATTAGACCAAGGCCAGGTTTCACAGCACAGCATTGCATAACAGAGTGGCTCCTCTCAAATCGCACCTGGTCCTCttccacagacaaaaacacatacacactggCAAGCATTGCCTTAATCCGGCTAATTCTGGCGCCACACATCTCCAGACCAGCACATTACGGGATGTGTAGCAAGGTCCCAAACACCCATGGGAACCTGAGTTCCTGAGTTTCACGACACAATCGTGCTGCAGAACGACAACATGCTCAAATAGAAACCATTTTGGAAGCTGATGATACACACGTTCAACAGGTTTCCTGTACAGATATCAAAGGTGCAAACGCTGAAGGCCAAGTCCATTTGTCTCCCGAAGGACGCCGCGCTCTGCAGAACGTACCCGCCAGACGCTCCGAGCGCAGGCTGCAGCTCTCCGACGACTCCAGTGGATCGGCTACAATGCAACTAAGGCCCACTGTGTTGCACAGGTTTAAAGCAAGTGTTTCCAGACTTTAAAGACTTTGATGGTCACTTAAAAAGGTTGCATTACACAGTCTCAGGCGGTGCGCCTTTTAAGTGTAGATATTGTGTAGCCAAACTGCAGCAGCCTTTCCTGACGTCGCCCTAAGCGGACAGAAAAAACTGCACATGCGGAGAGAGTCAGCCTCAAGCTTGCCTTTGCAGTGAACAAAGGCTGGCGCATATGCACTTGGACACTAGGGCGACTTGCTGCTACCACCACATCCGAATCGGAAACCGACACGACAGCCTTGATGATCGGTCAATACCGATCCAAACCCTTGTACTTGTCAGTCACAGAGTAGTTATATGTTGATAATAATGTTGATGGATGTGAAGGGAATGCCGCCACCTAAAACAGCACACCCCTGCTTTGGCTCTATTGAGACATAGAGCTTTAACTAGGCaaacaaacataacaaaatACTTGGCACTATACTTGGCACTACACCTTGTTTCATGCACAATGCACTGACCTCATGCACTGAGGGtgttttgtcttatggattgaGTAAGAGAGGTTCTTGAAAATACCCGAGCCACTTTCTCggtaggtactgaccactgcagaccccAAACAGAGACGACAGTGTGCTGTTGTAAACTGGAACTAAAAGTGCTCTGAATGGAGGAAGTCATTTGTCACGAGCTTGAATTCCTCCACACCAGACGGAGAACCGGACTAGAGAAGAGTAAAAGTCAAATGCAGGATGGAAGCAGCCATTTGTTTCCCAGATTTACACAGAATCCCCACAACATAAAGGCCATCTCTGGCAATTGTCACCCTTTCCTCTGGTGGCCTAGTAAAACACACTCCTTAAAATAGACAGCTGCAGCTGTTCAGATCCTGCACCGGTGATGAGGGGGCAACACACACTCCAACTTCCACGGACTTGCTCTCTGGCCCCATGGCACGaccatgtgaccaaatatgaaatatgtgcatgaataaatgatggcGCTGCTGCAGGACGACCcctgcgtgtgcgtgcgtgcgtgcgtgcatgagCTCTAGGAGGGATCATCGTGACGCATCACAAGCGAAACCTTACACAACCGAACAAACTAAAACGTTCCAGGAGCTTCGAACTCATGCCCAGCTCCACTAGCAGCTGGGATCCATCCCAATACAGCCAGGTGCGATCTCGGCTGAGGGGTCGTGGTGCACCAGCGACAGAGCCTTTGTTGGAGCTGGGATTATGCAGCAGCCACTAATGCCCCGTCCCGGTGCAACAAGCAGCTAACAATGCAGCTAGTGAGTGAAACATAGACACACCAACTTGTCAACCTGACGATCTGCAACAACAAGATGAGGCGCATCAGAGTGAAGACAGAGGCTCAGCGCGCAGCGACAAAACTTTGTTCGCAAGATGGAGCTCCACCataacagcaacagcaacaacaacaacaacaacaacaacaacagcttcCGTCTGTGCTACTTACTGCACGTCATGGTCGCGTCTCGAACCAGCCGCAGGCCCGGGAGAGTTGACGGGGATCGAACACATCCCTGATGTTGTTGACTCATGCTAACAGATCTCCCGAGCTGATCTCATCCGCCTTCCTTTGCCCCTTCACCCCACGTCGCAAAGGCTACTTTAAAGATGGAGGGGCGGAGCAAAGCACGCTCCTGAACGCACCACGGGCCCGCGTGCTCACGGCCAGCGCTGTCCGTTGCACATCGTTGCACCCCGATTGCACGAAAACCGTGGCGTCCTCTCGCACTGCGGCCTTTCGCTCCGAGTCTCGCCGTGCTTCTGCTGTCTTGTGACTCCCCCACCCGCTCGTGCTCGCCGTCGCCACGCCTACTTCCGCGACCATATATGGTGTTCCTCCGAGAGGGCGGCGCTGTCATTTACCGAACGGCGACTCTCACAGCCGGGAAATTCCAGCGCACTGGGGAGGATGGCGGGTGTTCTCCATCACTTTCGCTTTACAGCTCCGTCACGCTTGCGGGAAGTGCTGTTTCCCCAAATCGTGCAGCTAAATCACCCGGTTTAATCGAAGGAGCCTCACTATGGTCTGATCTGGTGCAAGGTGACTGTGAAGAGCCACTGGGTGACATTTGATCTCTTTAGAGTTGACATGACTCACTCACCCTGGAATGACTTCTTATTTGTAGACACATTTGAGCTGTCTCAACTCACTCCACACATTATCCCTGCACTTCCATCATTTTGTCAATGAAATATGTTACATCAGTTGCACGTTCGTTTTCATTGAAACTTCGAAATGTAAACTGAACGTTTTCCCCTTCCAGCTGGAAAACAGGGATTTTGTAACCTCTTAGAAAGGCTCATACGTAGGTCCAAGCGTCttattattaaaatgtgaaGGTTTTTCACTGAGTCTCTGACAGATGAACTCCTGTAGGGACATACAGCCTCAGAAGGTTACAAAAAAGTCAGTGTCCTGGCAGCTCTCTCACGGGTCAAAGGTCGGTGTGAAAGTGGGTCAATATAAAACGTGTCGTACTGTATAACAGCACACATTCTGTGAGACAATCCGTGCAGCTCGGTATTTTTAATGGAGCATGTGTTATTTACTGCACCTTAGGAGTGCAGTTTCACATTTTTTGGTTCGCTTTCTGACAAATAAAACCAGGATGTGACGCAAAACGTTAACAGGTTTGTGTAATAAAACGGGGAAACTTCGACAACGTAATAAATGCAACTGTTTTAAAAGTAGAACATCACCTGGTTGTAAAATTTTATACATTAACGGGACTGTTTACATGGTGTTGATAGCGGAAGTACAGTGGCGAAAGTGCCAAACGGAAGGCAAACGAAACCGGAAGTTGTTACAACGAAACATCTCTGCGATGTTTAAATGCTAACTTCTACGCTCAAATTTGAAGCTAATGAAGTCGTTTAGTTTGGTTTTCTAAAACAGGGCGTGGCTACAACATTCGCTCGGCCATTTGTTGTGCAGTAATTCATTTTTGTGTGAAGGTTTGATTTTGTAGCGATGCAGGTGCAGAGAGTTGTTCTGAGTTCCAGACCAGGTAAATGACACCACGCCGTCTGACGTCACAGGTCATTCAAGTGTGcgatgcgtgtgtgtgcgcaacTTGTGTGCAGGGTTAAACGGAGTGCCAGTCCCTGAAAACTTTCGCCTCGATGATGCTACTGTACAATCGGACCTCAGTGATGGAGAAGTCCTAGTTCGGACCCTTTACCTCTCCGTGGACCCCTACATGGTGGTGACATGTTTTACTAACACGAAAGAACTGCGTTTAAACCATGCAGCAGTGGGTCCAACTGAAGCtctccttcctgtctgtgttccGTCTCTTAGAGGTGCAGAATGAATGAAGACACCGGGGCTGAGTACCTGACTCCGTGGAGGGTGGACGAGTGTGTGGACGGTGGAGGTGTCGGGATCGTGGAGGCCAGCCGCCACAGTGCCTACACCGAAGGAGACGTGGTGACGTCATTCACCTGGCCTTGGCAGACGCGTGCAGTCTTGAGTGGCAGCGTTCTGCAGAAGGTCTGTCTTCAGCTGTCTCTGAGGGACGGTCTTCTCGGCTGGTCTGACTTCTCTGACCCTCTGCTACAGGTGAATCCAGACCTCGTCGATGGCCACCTGTCCTACTTCTTAGGTGCCGTGGGCATGACCGGTCTCACTGCCATCCTAGGAATGAGGGAGAAGGGTCATGTGTCTGAAGGAGCCAATCAAACATTGGTGGTCAGCGGCGCCGCGGGGGCATGCGGCTCGATCGCAGGACAGGTGACTGCAGTGTTACTGATTTTCCACTGAAGTAACCTGCCAAAATCACAATCGCTTCCTGTCATGTAATTCCCATGAACGCGATGGTGGAGTAGTGAAGGGTGTgcagaacagatatttcatccatgctatatgacttgtactgtagcatatttgacaataaagctacctaacctaacctaaccttaATGTCATTCAGATCGGCCGGCTGGACGGATGCAGGAGAGTTGTGGGGATCTGTGGCTCTGAGGAGAAGTGCCGGGCTCTGGTGAAGGACCTGGCGTTCACTGCAGTGGTCAACTATCGTCGAGATGATGTGGCTCTGAAGCTGCGCGAGTGCTGCCCAGACGGTGTGGATGTTTATTTCGATAATGTTGGCGGCACCATCAGCGACACTGTGATCGCACAGGTATTTGGAAGACCACTGGCGATTAGATGAAGCTGGATCTCAGGATCTTCtgcaacacaggaagtgacatcttCAGTCGTTGTTAATGTGGGAAATGTAAAGGTGGATTGGACCCCACTCTtgcaggatgcaggagtggCTGTTGCTCTGGACACCTGCTGGAGATCCGCCCATCATCCAAACATGGCCTAActgatgctctttttttttaacttgtagATGAACAGCAATAGCCACATCATCCTATGCGGGCAAATATCTCAGTATAACAAGGACGTCCCATATCCGCCGCCACTGATGGATGCGACACAAGAAACCCTGCAGAGAAAGAACATCAGCAGGGAGCGCTTCATGGTGCTCAACTACATGGACAAGGCAGATGCTGCTCTGCGGGAGCTGAGCCAGGGTGTTAAATCTGGCCAGATCAAGGTGAGCAGGACGCTGACGTTATTGTACATGAAATACACTCTCTTGGATTTCTGGTTTCTCCTCAGGTGTTGGAGACCGTGGTTCATGGCATCGAAAATATGGGAGGTAAGAAAGGACCGCTGCCTTCTCCTGTTTCTTCTCACTGACTCCGCTCTCCTTGCAGCTGCTTTTTGCTCGATGATGAAAGGAGGAAACATGGGCAAGCAGGTTATAAAGATATCTGACTGAGAACAATACCACAGCAAGTCATTTCCCCTGGATGGAACTTCCACTTCAAACTGAGctgttttttaaacacaaaattaatCAACCTGTTAAAGAGTGTTCTTTAGTCGTTTCAATAAGCATCCTGAGCGACAtgtaatgcaaaaataaaatatagatcTGGTAATCTACAGCCCCTTGATGACTTCCTCATTCAGAGAACAATTCTCTATTTCAGTCAGTGTGAAACTTTGGTTCCAGCGAGCGTTGGTCGAGGCTCCACTTAGGCTGGGAGGGTCCAACTTTCATCATGTGATCATGTTGTGGCTGTATATTGTTGACAATTGATATGTGACACACTGGCAAACTACAAcacttgaatgaatgttttattcCACAACACTATAAaccattgattaaaaaaaatgtgtggtaGGTTGGAGATCATCATTAGGTCCACATTGTCATCATCACTTCATTTGCAGTCGTGAGCAGTCTGCTAATGCACATGACGTCACACTCACTTGCAAGATGTGGGGCCAAACTTCAGTGAGTCATCGAGACGGTG comes from the Synchiropus splendidus isolate RoL2022-P1 chromosome 16, RoL_Sspl_1.0, whole genome shotgun sequence genome and includes:
- the ptgr2 gene encoding prostaglandin reductase 2, with translation MQVQRVVLSSRPGLNGVPVPENFRLDDATVQSDLSDGEVLVRTLYLSVDPYMRCRMNEDTGAEYLTPWRVDECVDGGGVGIVEASRHSAYTEGDVVTSFTWPWQTRAVLSGSVLQKVNPDLVDGHLSYFLGAVGMTGLTAILGMREKGHVSEGANQTLVVSGAAGACGSIAGQIGRLDGCRRVVGICGSEEKCRALVKDLAFTAVVNYRRDDVALKLRECCPDGVDVYFDNVGGTISDTVIAQMNSNSHIILCGQISQYNKDVPYPPPLMDATQETLQRKNISRERFMVLNYMDKADAALRELSQGVKSGQIKVLETVVHGIENMGAAFCSMMKGGNMGKQVIKISD